The genomic segment GTCTCCGGTTTCGGGGAGCTTGGAGCTTGTGGGAACTCAAGGGGTCGCACGGCTCTTCTCCCGCTTCATCCTGTCCCCgttgcttcttttcctctccGGCTCGCAGGAAGCCCGACATCCCAGTGCCCTACTTGTACTTCGACTTGGGGGCGGCCGTACTGTGCGCCAGCTTCATGTCCTTTGGAGTGAAGCGGCGTTGGTTCGCGCTGGGGGCCGCACTCCAGCTGGCCATTAGCACCTACGCCGCCTACATCGGGGGCTACGTCCACTACGGGGACTGGCTGAAGGTGAGCACCTCGGCCTAAGGGGAGATGGGGATAGGGAGCCAGAGGCCAGTGCCCCCGGGGCAGTTGGGTAATGCATGGTGCCAGCTAGGTGCACAGTGTGAAGCCTGGGAAGGCAGAACCCCCGGGCTTGTGGACATTATTACAGACTGGAAGAATGAAAGGAACTTAGGGACCACACAGGACTGCCTTTCAGAGTGTGAAAACCGAGGTGGGAAGATGAGAAACAGATTTTCCCAGGGTCACATCACACATAGCATTGCAGGTGAGACCAGAACCCAGGTCACCTAGTTCCCAGAAGCCTTTAAAGCATTAGTTTAGTAATTTCAGACTATAGGGCAAAAGGGACCTTGGAGAGTAACCGGTTGCAACCATCTGATTTTTATGAAATGTAATTAATCTTCGTGCAGCATTTAAACCTTAAAACACCAGAATGCAGCCTTGGAGATAAGCCTGGACAAAGGCACTACCCACCCTCAAGGAATGCACTGTCAATCCAGTAGAGGAGGCAGAAGTGTGAACAGGATAGTGAGACCAATGGTTTTCTTAATGGCACAGACTCTGTACTATAGAGGAGAAGGAACATTGGGATTCGAGTCTGCACACTTGCGAGTAGAGATGGATGGGGCAACACTTGGCATCTGGATTCTGCCACTTTCTGTAGGACCTTGGCCAATTTTATGAACCCtgccaggcctcagtttccactgTGATTAAAAGAGTTATCCTTGTCTGCTGCACCTGCCCACCACACTTGGAATTGGTAAAAGGGTTTATCAGATGCAATGGGGTGTATAGAGATGGGCAGTTCAGTGGTCTGGACAGCCGGGAGAAATGTGGTGGCTGCAGTTTCTGACTGGGTCCCCTCACCTCGGCCTAGGTCCGTATGTACTCGCGGACGGTTGCTATCATCGGCGGCTTTCTCGTGCTGGCCAGCGGCGCTGGGGAGCTGTACCGCCGGAAGCCCCGCAGCCGCTCCCTCCAGTCCACCGGCCAGGTGTTCCTGGGGATCTACCTCATCTGCGTGGTAGGTTGGGGGACTGCTGGCTGGAAGCGCTTACCTGGGCGTGAGGTTTGAGCCCATGCCTGGCAGAGCCCAGGGACGTGGGCATGTAGTTCCCGATGGTCTGCCTCCTGGGAATTGCCTCAGTCAGCTTCTGGGCCTCGGGCTTCCAGGGCCTGAGACCTGGCTGAGAGTCCCTTCTTCCAACATCATTGCACTGGGGAGAGAAGACATTGGCTTGACCTGTCAGTCCCAAGCCCGAGAGTCAGGAGAATGAGATGGACCGGTCCTCTTGTGGATTCAGCCCCCAGAGGCCTGGGAGAGGGGGCCAAGGAGAGGTTTGGTGGGGTCCAGGCCCCAGATGGGGCTCTGCCACTCAGAGTTGATGGAGGTTGGCTAGGGTAGCCAGTTATGGTACTAGTGGAGGACCTAGGGGTGGGCCAGTGTGGATGGGGACCTGGACAGGCTCCGGGTCGCTTGGCCCCATCTCAGTTACTGGGCACCATATTCCACACGCAGCGCTGTGTATTCAGAGGTGAGAGCCCCAGTCTGGCTGTGGAGACACACTTCCGTCCTTCTGAGcggcgcccccccccaccccccgccccagggtgAGGAGAGACAGGCCCTAACCTCGTGAGCTCCCGAGACTGTGAGGGAGACGCAGGTCCTACTTTTCAGAGAGCCCCAAGTCCGAGATGGGAGCCAGAAGCCCAGCTTGCAGAGGCTGACTTTCAGGTGCCATCTCAGGGGCAGCGCTCCCCAGACAAGCTCCCCCGCCCGTTGGAGAGACTTAGCAGATGTGTGTCCCTAGGCCTACTCACTGCAGCACAGCAAGGAGGACCGGCTGGCGTATCTGAACCATCTCCCGGGAGGGGAGCTGATGATCCAGCTGTTCTTTGTGCTCTACGGCGTCCTGGCGCTGGCCTTCCTGTCGGGCTACTACGTGACGCTGGCCGCCCAGATCCTGGCTGTCCTGCTACCCCCAGTCATGCTGCTCATTGACGGCAACGTTGCCTACTGGCACAACACACGGCGCGTTGAGTTCTGGAACCAGATGAAGCTCCTTGGAGAGAGCGTGGGCATCTTTGGGGCCGCTGTCATCCTGGCCACTGATGGCTGAGTTGCACGACAAGAGGCTGAGACGGGTGCGGGGAGCCACTGAGGGCCACCCTGCCTTCCTCCTTGCTGGCCCAGTTGTTTCTTTATGCTTTCTGCTCTGTTGGTTTGGTTCTTtgctatgtgtgtatgtgtcggTAAGACGCAGGTCTCTTCCCCAGTGCCTGGGCTCAGCCCTTGGGGGTGGGAACCCTGAAGATGATGCCTTACGGGGTTGTTTTTTCCTGTTCGTTAGGAGGAGAGCTGAGGCCGACTGCTCCCTGGGTCTGCTGTCCCAGAGAAGGGAGTAAGGCAGGGCTCGGGTGGGGGTActgagagtgggagacagaggaagaagacTGCTCACGAACCGGAAGTGAGCAAATGTGAAAAATTCCTTTTCGAACCTGGCAAGAGCAGCTGGGCTCTACAGTGCTTTTTTGGAGACTGAGAGTGCATATATGTGTGTTGATGTGTGGATCGGGCCGGGAGATGCTGAGGGGTGGGGCACCACAGGAGTCACGTGAGTTCTCAGGGTATGCCAGGGGCAGAATCCGCACTAGCTGTTGCCCCACCTTGAAAGCAGAGCAGGCCCCAGTCTGGGGTGTGCAGGGGTAGGGCGGGCATCGGCCAACTTCCCGCCTCCTGCCTTCTGTTTCCAGCCGTATGGTTGGCCTGGTTGGGGTGAGTGCCCTCCCAAACACCAGACCACACAgtcctccaaaaataaacattttatatagatGTTTGGCTTTGCTTCTCCGCTCTCCCCACAGGGCACTTTGCCATTGGCTGGGATTGATCTTGGGTTTCTTGAAAGACCACATCTGGTTAAGCCCCACTTTAGTCCTCCCGTGATCTCTGCCCTGTTCTGAGAGTTCCCACAATCCTTGGCTGTCTGGTCAAGACCCTCCCTGTGGTCTGCTTTTGACCCATACTCTCGGTCCCTGTGTTGTAGGTTGTCTTGTCCTCCCCTTTTCGGtcctcctgctttcttttgaagaATTCTTGGAGGGCAACCAGAGGGGGAGAGCTAATGTTAAGGTTCCCTTATGAGGGTTTaacatcttacagatgaggaaatggaagctccaAGAAGGCAAGCAGCTTGCCTCCAACCGCAGAGCTGGATTCTAGGTCAGGCCTGTCTGATGCCTGTCCCTGCACAGCCGTGCCCCCCACGCCACCCCTCTCCCGAGGGAAGTCAGAGGCTGCTCTGGGGGTTTGGTTCTGTCATGGCCCCTGCTGTGCCGTAGTGGTCTTTCCCCTACTTGTCCATGCACTTCCTGATTGAAAGTAGCCTGGCGGCCAGCCTGGGGCCTGGTGCATCGTGGGGGCCAAAAATGCGGAATGAAACCTCTGACTTTGGGCTCCGGGAGGCTGAGGTGTTCCCCTCCCACAGATGCAGACAGCCTCCAGTGGGGCCTAGGGGAAAACATGCAAGTCTGCgcttggctcagagcctggcttggAGAGACAGCTGCGGCTGCTGTCAGTCTGGTCTGTGGGGTGGAGGACGCTTCCTAACTCCAGAGTAAGGGAGCCCCTCGGGGGGCTGCTGACACCCAGCTGAGGGAGACGGTGGCAGCATTGATCTTGGGGGCACTCCGTCTCATTGagctctcctcttccccctggGAGTCCCCTGGTTCCCTGGCCCTCGGGATCTTGCTCTCAGAGGGTCACTGCTCATTTCTTTTCAAGTGTGTTTTACTTCACTCTCAAGACAAGTGTTTGTGTTTTAATCGAGGCCTCCTGGAAAGTTGTAagacccaaaagaattaaaataagtgGTGGAATATCAAGCAAATGAAGGTAATATTGTGGGCAAGGGAGCCTCAAGACAGCACAGCAGCCAGAAGACTGGCCCACCTATAAGATTAGCCCTGAGTGGAGCCCTGGAAGGCaagccccccactcccccccccccccaagatctCTAGACTGAAAATTGAAGGCTGTCTGGTTCTAGCTTTGgagccagtggggggggggggggtgtcttggGCACACCCTTCTTCCTGTGCTTGTCCCCACTTGGGTGCCCCCCTCTGGGCAGAGTAGAGTAGGGGctgcttcctcctctgcagatCCTTAGCCAACAAGCCTGGTCCAGCCTGCGGCTGCCTGGTCACCTCCAGCAGGCATGGCTTTTGGTTCACCCTGGTTATCCCAGGGCCTGCGGGGCTGGTGGTGAGGGTCAGCTGCCTGGGTCAGAAGCCGGCTTGCAGAAGGAGTCGGGCAGCCCCTTGGCATGGTTGACCAGCTCATAAGAGTCCCGGATGTCAGCCAGGCCAAACCAGAAGAAGATCCACTGCTTGTTGGAGAAGCTGCCATCACTGTGTTTGAAGTACCtgattgggggggtggggtgggggtgggtgggaggaaggatcTTTTAGGGCAAGGCCAGTGCTCACTACTCACTGGTTATTTTGAGGACCTACTACATGCTAGACACCCTGCTATTATTATCTGAGCCTGAGGgcggggctctatcccaggatcatgacctgagccaaaaccaagagtcaggcgctcaaccctcaactgactgagccccccaggcgccccccaggggTGGGGTTCTTGTTCACCTCTTGGTGCCCACAGACCCCGCTGAAGGGATAGttgcagaaggaaaaagagagaggagaaaatgctCCGCTGGAGATGCAGTGGGCCTGGGGTCAGAGCTTGGCAACTGGACCTAGAATGAAGCCTGGAGGGTCAGGATTTCTCAAGACTCCGGGAGAGTCGGGGAGTGTCTTCAAGGAATCCACTGCAGCGGGGCAGAGCGGGGTTAAGTGTGCTCTGCTCGAGGGGGAAATCTCAGGCTCCGTGTGTGGTCTGCCCCCTTGGGGAATGTCGGGCCTCACAGAATGGGGCCTTTTCCTTGGGGGAAGCCCGGCCTTCTGGGGCGTGGCTgtggagggcggggggtgggacGGCCCGGAGGCGGGAGGGGCGGGACCTACCAGGGATTGATGGGGTTGGTGACCCGGGAGCGCCAGAAAAGCGTCTGCAGGTCCCGCCGCAGGCACTCCCACAACATCTGCCCGGAGCCTTGGCCCTGGCGGCTGGAGCTCACCACAAACTTGTCTAGATAGGGGGTGCCCCCCAGTACGGGCTCCGTGGTCAGAATGGCGGCCGCGTTGTACCTGGcgcagcaggggagaggcaggctggGACCTCCCTTCGGCCCCAAGCTGCCCAGCTCTGTCCCTCGCCCTCTGGGGCTCAAAGGCTCACCCCTCAGAGACGTAGACAGAGTGCAGCCGCGGGCGCAACGAGGCCAAGTAGTCGTCCCGGAGCTTCTTGCCGAAGCTGGCGTTGACCAGGTTCACTAGGCGGCCCTGGTCCAGGCTGTCCAGGCTGCGCACTCGCAGCATCCGCTCAGCGTTCTTGAACAGGGTCCCAGACCCTGGGGGTGGGATGGAAGAGGAGGTGTTAGTTTCGCCCAAGAGCCAGGTCCCATCCGCTCTTGAATTTGCGCGTCCTGGCGGGGGTTCCAGGTAGGACAGGGGCTCGTGGGACAGTGACCCTCTTTGGAAGACCTCCACAGTGAAATGCGTTCTGCGGACTGCATAGATACGTCGGTGATTTTCACACTGGGAGATGCTTTTCCCTGGCAGTTTGTCCCTCAACGTCCGTCCATCGCCTGTGGTCCCACTTACTTCCCCTAGACCCGCCTACCTCGCGGAAACCCTGTCTCCAGCCCCtggtctccccacccctcctccagttCCCGCCCCAGGTTCCTAGCCTGGTCCGTCCCACTTGGCGCCGGTGTCTATCCACCCTGCCCACCTGCTCCGCGCTCACCTCCCCCAGGTGCAGCCAGAGCGGAGAGCTTGTGGGGTGGCGGCCCCCTGCGGCTTCCTGACTGGCAGAAagccacctcccctgctcactcctgGGACCcagccccccttccctcccccccccccttccgaGGCGAGGCCCTCACCCTTGTTGCTGAAGAGCTCGGTGAGTAGTGTGCTGGCGGCGGTGATGACGGCAGAGGAGTGGTGCGGCAGGCGGCTGAGCACGTGCACGATGAGCCGCATCTGCTGCCGTTCTTTGGTGCTCACCCACTCAGCGTTGGTCACCAGGTCCAGATCGGCGGGCAGGTTCACATTACTCAGGACCTGCGTCCGGGGCCAGGGGGTGAGCCTCTGGCCCGTAGCCGGCCACGACTGTGCTCCTGCCCCACAGACCCTTCCTCACTGACCCCTTTACCCTCCCTTCCTCTCGGAGTCCTAGGCCGGGGAGGGCTCAGGTTTGAGCACCACTCCACTCCCGACCCACCCGGCTGGAGGATGACTCTGGGGCCCGTCTGGGAGGCGGGCAGGGAGCACGAGAGGGGTTCGGCCAGGCCCAGAATCGCGAGAATGGGGCCGGTAAAGAGGGGACACACCTTTTGACTGCTGTCGCGCAGGCCGCCTGTGGTATTGAGGAAGATGATTTTGGTGGGCTGGAGCGCCTTGGCTAGAGCCGCGGTCACCTCCAGCGAGTCGAGGAGCACGGAGCGCCGTGCGGTCGTCTCCCCGATGGGGCACAGGATGGGGATGCTGCCCGATTCCAGGCACCACTGTAGCAGGTCGGTCTCCACCGAAACGATGCCGCCATAGCTGTGGGCCAGACGTGGTGCTCAAGAAGGCTCCCACCAGGCCTGCCGGGCTGGcaggggcgggcgggcggggtaGCGAGATCTAAAGACGCCCGGCCGGGAAGACCCGCACTAACCTGGCATGTGGGGCTGGCTCAGCCGCGCTCAGCACCGACCCGCCACCAAAAAAAGGCACGGCAGTGGCAGCGTTGTGCCGCAGCTCATCCACCAGCACCTTGCAGTTCTGGGCAAGCTGTGCCTTGGCCTCCCAGAAGGAGAGGCAGCCAGAGGGCGCCGTGGGAGCCGGCAGCCCGAGGACGACTAGCGGCTTCATGTCCATGCGCTGCAGGAATGCCAGGGCGAAGGCCAGACTGGTTACCGCCTGCCGGCACTTGAGGACCTCCTCGTCCACCTGAGGAGGAGTGAGCGTTCAGGAGCGGCGACATTGGCCCCGACTCCTGCCGAACCTGCTCACTCCAGCAGCAGGGGCCCCGtggtgccccttccctgcccaggaGCAGTCAGGTCTCATTTCTGGCCAACGGCGAGCACCTGCTCCGCCCTTTGCCCCGCTGGGTCTTGCCATCCTCTTATCTCACACTGGTGttcctccctctgtgcctccctgcGACCTTGGACTCTAGGACTCCTTGGGGGGAGGGGTAACCCAAGCGGCTCCCGTCCAGGTTCCCCACTTGCCACCTGAACCCCTAACTGCGGCCGCCGCGAAGGGGAGTTCTCCAGCGCATCACACTTGGCGGATCAGGGGCCTCAGGCTCCTCACCCGGGCCCGGGCGTGAGACTGCTGGAGGAGCGCGCGGCCTCACTCAGTCCGCGGGGCACTTGTCCCGGCTCCGTCGCACCCCTTCCCGCTTCCGCTGCGCAGAGTCTGCGGTCGGTCCCGCCCTGCCTGGTGACACGTTGCCGCACAACCCCGATCCCCTCGCTGTGACACGGCCGGCGCCGGGCTCCGCTCACCTCGATGACCGCGAAGGGCCTGTCCGCGGAGTGGTAGCAGGTCTGGAACTGCGTGAGCCAGTGGCGCGCCTCCCCGGGGCTGGCCCCGCACTGGTTCAGGAAGGCCTGGATGTCCCGCTGCACCAGCGAGCGGCCGGCCGCGCGCCCGGGGGGCTCGGGGGGCagcgggggcgcggggggcggtgTCCACTCAGGCTCCTCCGCGGCAGGCGAGTGGGTATCGTCCCCGGCCGCTTCTCGCGCGGGCTGGGCGGGCGCCCAGGCGGTGCTGAGCCGGCGGCCCGGGCTGGTGCCCCTGGCCGCCCGCCGTCGCGCGCTGCCACTCAGTCTCCGGGCGCCCCCGGTGCCTCGGGGACCGCGCAGCCTTCCGCCCACAGAGGTGGCTCGCAGGGCCCAGGCCACCCGCGCCGTCGCCATGACAACGAGAACGactggcccccccacccccaccccccaacgaGTGCGCTTCTGTCCGCAGCTCCCGGCTCTGGGGGGCTCTTAACCTGCCACAAGGAGGGGCTGGACCAGCCGGGGCGGGGCGCAGACTGGGGGCGCAGAGTAGTCTCTGGGTGCCTTTGAAGAGGGTCAGGCCATGGGTCAGGGGGCGGGGCCAACAGAAACCCCCGCCCCCGCGGGGGACGGAACCCACTAGTGCGGGTCACGAGGCAGAGATAAACCGTGGTGGGGCGTCTTTAATCTGTTGCCAAGGCCGGTTCCAGGAAGGGCTCGGGGGACCCTGAGTGGCTTCGGCAGTCTGCGGGGTTCTGCTTGATTAAAGGGGAGTCCGatgagggcaggaggggagagcaAAGTGGCAGTTACCGTGGGACTGAGGAAGGAGACCTGAAGGAGAGGTGGGGAAGAGTGGAAGGAGAGTGGGGGAGTGCCAGCTCTCTGCTGG from the Prionailurus viverrinus isolate Anna unplaced genomic scaffold, UM_Priviv_1.0 scaffold_35, whole genome shotgun sequence genome contains:
- the TMEM101 gene encoding transmembrane protein 101; its protein translation is MASKMGSRRWMLQLIMQLGSVLLTRCPFWGCFSQLMLYAERAEARRKPDIPVPYLYFDLGAAVLCASFMSFGVKRRWFALGAALQLAISTYAAYIGGYVHYGDWLKVRMYSRTVAIIGGFLVLASGAGELYRRKPRSRSLQSTGQVFLGIYLICVAYSLQHSKEDRLAYLNHLPGGELMIQLFFVLYGVLALAFLSGYYVTLAAQILAVLLPPVMLLIDGNVAYWHNTRRVEFWNQMKLLGESVGIFGAAVILATDG
- the NAGS gene encoding N-acetylglutamate synthase, mitochondrial, giving the protein MATARVAWALRATSVGGRLRGPRGTGGARRLSGSARRRAARGTSPGRRLSTAWAPAQPAREAAGDDTHSPAAEEPEWTPPPAPPLPPEPPGRAAGRSLVQRDIQAFLNQCGASPGEARHWLTQFQTCYHSADRPFAVIEVDEEVLKCRQAVTSLAFALAFLQRMDMKPLVVLGLPAPTAPSGCLSFWEAKAQLAQNCKVLVDELRHNAATAVPFFGGGSVLSAAEPAPHASYGGIVSVETDLLQWCLESGSIPILCPIGETTARRSVLLDSLEVTAALAKALQPTKIIFLNTTGGLRDSSQKVLSNVNLPADLDLVTNAEWVSTKERQQMRLIVHVLSRLPHHSSAVITAASTLLTELFSNKGSGTLFKNAERMLRVRSLDSLDQGRLVNLVNASFGKKLRDDYLASLRPRLHSVYVSEGYNAAAILTTEPVLGGTPYLDKFVVSSSRQGQGSGQMLWECLRRDLQTLFWRSRVTNPINPWYFKHSDGSFSNKQWIFFWFGLADIRDSYELVNHAKGLPDSFCKPASDPGS